The region CCATTTGATTGCCCCCATTCTACAGAGGGAGACACCGGAGAGGTGGAGCGACTTGCCGAGATCACACTGGAGCGAGCAGACGCAAAGCTGACCCGAGGCCCAAGGTTTGACCGGGAACAGCTGCCTCTGATCCCGGCCCTGATCTCGGGCTTCTcaggctcccccccaccccccaacagcATCAACGTGCAGGCACGAGGGGTCACTTGGCGCGGGGGGCCGCCCCAGCAAGCCAGGCTCTCAGCCCCAAGGAAAAAGCTGCCAACAGATGACAGACTTCGCTCTCTCATGAATATGCAGGTTGACAGCCTCAGGGACGCAAAATAATCTTTCTCAAAGTGAACGGCTGCTGTCAGTTCTTCGCTTTGCTGCCTCGCTTCTCTGGGCTGTGTGTCTCTTCTTGTCTGACTCCAAACCATGCTTCAAAGCCCAACCTAAATTCCACCTCCTTCGTGGGGCCTTTTCTGGTTTCTTCTTTCGTCCGAGGCTCCTCCTTCCTGCCATGGGGCACACCTTTCTTGAAATGCTTTTACTTACTCACTGTGACTGACTGTCCTTAAGCCGTTAAGAGATGACCTTTCTGAGCCCCAGTTACTTCCTTtgtaaaactgagaaaatatcTGCCTTAAATCACAGTGGCAGCTGCTGTGATTTAAGAGAAATAACACATGTCCATCAGGACGGAAGGTGACGTTATCACGTACATCTGCACAGCCCTGAACATTGACACACAGATTTTATCTGTATGCGTTAGAGCTCTTGTTCTTTCTGCCTTACACAGCAGTTATTTGTGTTGACTGCGGGCGCCTGTGGGAGGGGATGAGGGAAAATAGGGTGTGGGGCAAAGAAACAGGATTTGGAATCAAAAGACCCGGGTCTGCCCCTCAACCAGCTGTATGCCCAAGGACAAGGTATTCCTCCTCCCTGGCTTTCTTCCTTCGTAAAAGGGAGATACACAATGATATGTCCCATAGTCTTTTAATGTACATTAAAATAAGATGTACACCACAATAAGATAATGGATGCTACTGGGCTTAGAGATTGCCAAGGGCTAATGTCTTAATCACCCAATTGCCCTTGACTATTTCCCAGAGCACAGTGACtctctgggggcaggaggggtgtgCACGAGAATTTATCCAATGAGTAGACCTTTGCACTGACTTCATTTGGTCTTCACCCCCCCCTCTGAGATAAGCCTTAATATCCCCTtttcaaagatgagaaaactgaggtttggagtGGGTAAGGGacttcattcatccattcagcaGACACCTACCTCCACGAGCAACTATCATGCACCAGACACTGGGGCAGTGGGGATACAAAGATAAAATCCCTGCCCCTCACAGTCCAGAGTGGGGGACAGgcacacagaaataaatataacacaacACAGATTAGGAATTATACCTAATATTTAGTGGGCTCTTCCTAAGTGGCAGTGCAAACTCTTCCTGTGTTTCACTCATTCAGTCCTTCCCAAACAGGCATTATTGTGTGTTCACGGATTAGGCATGGTGATTGCTTAAGGTTTCAAAAGTACCAAGAGGCAGAGCCAAGATTAAGACCCAGTTGGCCTAGTGACAGAAGCCCTACCTTAGTCACCAAGCTCTATCACCTCTGACTAAGGCAGCACACAGGGCATAGACAGAGCCCCAGGGAGGGACCCGTAACTCAGTCTGGGCCTCACTGGGTGGTTGGGCAGATTTCCTGAAGGACTGGGGGAGTTAGCTAAGCAGAGGTGCGTGGATAAGGCAGGCCCTGGCAGGAGAGAGAACGGTGAGGAGGCAACCTGCTGGAGCTCTCCACTGAGTCCCAGGCAGGGACCCGGGCTTGCGAGGAGGCAGCAGAAGAAGGCAGGGCCTAGTGTGGAAGGGAGAGTGAGCCATAGCCACGAGGTAGCTGAGGTTTGAAGGGTTCTGGCTAGATTTTCAGAAACATCCTCTGGGCCGCTGGGTAGAGGTggatgagaggaagagagactcaGAGCAATCCCGGCCCCAAGTTGATGGCTGCTCGGACAAGGtctggggtggtgaggaggggatAGGGGGCTATCAGAGGTTGAATTTTCCGGATAATTTGGAGATTGTTAAGTAGAGGAGAGGGAGCACCTTTGAAGGACATTTGCGGCTCCTAGTCCAGGGGAATAGAGGTGATCTCATGAGGTCAGTTTTGGATGCACCCCAGGTCTTTCCGCTCCCATGCCCTTGCCCTTTAGCCTCCTGGCATGGTCAGCAACGATGCCCGCGGGCGTGCCCTGGAGTCACCAGGGAACGAGGATGCCCCGCCTCTCGGGTGTTGGTGGCGACTGCAGTGCGCTGCCCTAGGCGCCAGAGGGCGCTCCCGCAGCGGCCAGGGCCACTCTGGCCCTGCCCGTCTCAGTGGCCGCGGAAGGTGACGTGGACACGGAAGTGGTCGTCGTCGTCGCGGCGGCACCGGTGGGAGCAGGGCGCGGGGATCGGAGTGCGGCCGGGCGGGCGACTGAGCAGCGGAGGTTTCGCACCTGGGGCGGCGGAGGGCGCAGACGTTGTCGGTTGGGTGCAAGTCCGCTGAGCCGAGGAGCGGCTTCTCAAGCATCTCCTGCAGGTCGGAGCCCCGGAGCTAGGACCCGCTCAGCCGGCGTCACCATGACCAAGGCCGGTAGCAAGGGCGGGAATCTCCGCGACAAGCTGGACGGCAACGAGCTGGACCTGAGCCTCAGCGACCTGAACGAAGTCCCAGTCAAGGAGCTGGTCAGTACAGTCGCGCGAGGCCCAGGCGTCCACCCGCGACTGGTGCTAGCCCTTGTGTGGGCTGCTTCCTTTCTCATGCCTGTTTTCACATCTTAAAATAAGGTTGGGGAGAGTGGGACTAAGTCCCCGGGGCGGCTGCATCCGGCCCCAGCATTCTTCCTGGGATGTACACGTGTCACTTTGGCGCAGTTCCAGAAGGGGTCGGTCGGAGCTGCTTGTCCGGCACTGGGCTTTGTGCAGGCCAAGAGTGAATCTCCCCGCGTCCCACTTGGGGTTTTTTCACGGCTCCCCGCTCGGTGCTCGACCCCAGATAGGCGCCCACGGAGCGGTTGCTGGATGTATTCggagaatgaatgaacagatgaatgaatgactagGTCTGAGAGGTAGGCGTCCGAGTAAACCGGGGTGTGGCCCAGAACCCGGCTTTCCTAGGAAGCCACCAATCCCCGTTGGCCACCTCAGCCCGGAGGCGTCCTTCCGTGAAGAAGGTGAGGTCTCCGTGCTTGGTTGGCAAGGTCTCTTGCATCGGAATCCCGGGGTGCATCCCTCCAACCCCTCTACTCCCACAGTCCCgcccaggaaactgaggcctgtgGCCCTTGGGAGATTACACAGCCAGTGGCCAAAGCGGAGTGAGATCCTTCACCCCTGCTTTTCCCACCCGGGTCCCCACCCGcgccctcctccctggcctcacTTTGGGTGAGGTGCACTTTTCTCACTGCCTTCGGCACTTGACCCAGTCTGTCCTCCTCCTCGGCTGTGTAATATGGAGGTTAGCACTGGATTCCCAGTAAATATGTCAGCTCCATTGCTTAAGAGCTGAGTGTCCTTGGCAAGCTAGTTAACTTTTATGCCTAGATttgctcatttataaaatggtgaTGATCGTTCTCGTCTCTTAGAGGTTGTGAGGATTCAGTAAGACAGTAATGTGAAATATTTGGCAGGTAGCAAATGCTGATACATGGAGCGGTTAGAATGGCTTTCTTCCACTATTTCTCTACTGTAATATCTAAAACATTTCTAGGCGGTCAGACTTTATTCCTGGGTCAGACTTTCTGACCATTGGAAAGTGTAGGTTGGCCCAGGGACCTTAACTGAGTACTTGgcttcttccccaccccaggaagAGGGCCGGCCTTGTTTCCACCTGCTCTTGGGCCGGCCGTCCGAAACCATTCGCGCCAGGCATCCGGTCAGCGCGACATTGCCCCGGGGGAGAAAAAGTGTCAGTTTTGCTGAGCTCCTGCAGTCCTGAACACCAGGGAGAATGGAGATGGGTGGAGGGGGCCTTGCCTTCACTCTGATGTTCATTCGTTAACTTGTTCAGTCGTGAATCAGCTACCATGTATACTGAGTGCCTACGAGGTCCCAAATAGGGAAAGTGGAAATTGCAAAGCTATACTAGACACGGTCCCTGCCCTGAAACCTAATAAGGAAGGGTGCTAAAGAACATGTTAGAAGTGCGAGGGAAAATTTCTAagaatctgttttctttccttggctGTTCCACAGCCAAACCCCTGTTCTTTATATTCTTCCCTCCGTTGTGGTTGACCTGCTCATTTTGCCTCTCCCATCCCTAGGAGCATTATACTTCAGTTGTCTTTTTTAAAGGCCTTTCCTAATTGTGGGAACTGGGAAATGCTTCCTTAGCAGATGCCACTGAATCACTCCATGTGTTGATCTGACGTTTTGTTCTCATTCCCTTTCCTAGGCTACCCTTCCAAAGGCCACCGTACTGGATCTGTCCTGCAATAAGCTGACTACTCTACCGGTAAGACTGGCAAGCAAGCATGATTCCTGCTAGAGCCCTGATGCTTCATCCTCCTGTCTGGGGGAGTTGTGTCATAAGGCATAATTTTAGGATAGGCCTGGAGGCAGGCTTCGGTTATATCTGAAtgtgctggggacagagcagggtggTCCGTCTCCCTGGGAAGGGAAGCACAGGTAGGGGCCACGTTCTTTAGAATAGCGGGAGAGTCAGGCAACAGAAGACCGAAGCCAACGATGGGATGCTGGCTGAGTCACATACTGGGCTCGTccttttttctgccttgttttaTTAGTTGAAAACTAGTTTACCTCCCTATTGCATAGAGGAGGCTGGAGACCTTCGTAAATGGCTCTGCATTTCAGGGAGAAAGCTATTTCTTAACAGCCTCCTTGTGCATCGTTTGATGGGGAACGGGAAAAAGTGTGATTTTTACAGGGCTTCTGTAGCATTATCCTTTTGGTCTTTAATTACTTgagatacttattttttgttcaGCACATTCAGTCTATGGTCAAATCCCTTTGATTTTCCTTGTACCAGTTCTCCTTTTGCTCCCCCCGTGTAGGCACCAGGTCATTCATCCCTTCGGCCTCCCCTGGGGAGCGGGGGCTGTCTCCTCCATGGCAGCGCTCCTTCCTGGTCAGGCCTGCATGTGCTGTCACTGTCGCCTTTCCCATTCATTACCCTGGCCACATCACTCCTTGCCATTCTCTGTTGGGCTGTGGCCCGGGAACTGAGTCTCAGAAGTTGGTGGTTTCTTCACCGGGTCCTTAGTCCATTCCCAGTGTTCACCTGGGCCTCACTCACTGTCTTAGCGTCGCCCCACAGCTCTTCAGGGCCACATTGGACACTGAAACAGGCACCTGAGATCCCACCTCTTCCAGGAGGTATTGGTGCCTGATTAGAGCAGGGCAGCAGCTCCTAGCCACCCGACACCGGCTGTGCTCTGTCAGATGGTCGCTCCGCACTCCCGAGTGTCCTTCTCAGTCTGAGTTCAATTGTCTGGCCTTCCTCTGCAGTGCAGGTCCCCTGGCGTTTGTAAGTCCCCAGAGAACACAGACAGTGCCTCGTTAGTTGAAGCTGGAATGTCGCTTCAGACTGGAGCTGACAGGCTTAATGACAAGCGGGGTGTTTTGGCCTGTGCTGAAGACGAGCcagggtgtgggcagggtgggCCTCAGCCCGTTCCGTCAGCCACGTAGAGATCACTCGCGGGCACCTGTGCTGGGTGCGACAGAAATAACGATAGCGCCGGTTACCAAGGGGTGCTTGATCTTTTCAGGAGAATGGTTGGTCTCACCGTGTGTTGACAGCTCCTGTGGAGGGGTGGTGTGGGAGACCAGAGCTGGTCCCCAGGCGCTCCAGTAACAATGGGGGGATAGGTGAGGGGGAGAACTGCGGGTGAAGGAAGCCATGCTTCCCTTGTGCCTACTTCATGCTCGGCCCTCTTGCAGACGCATCTCACTGTTCACCACCAAGGGTGGTGCTTGTTGTGTCCATCTCCATTGGAGGTAGAATGGCTGGTAAAAGGCAGAGTCAGGATTTACACACAGGGGCCTCCGACCTGGGGGCTCCGGGGCTGCCCCGTCAAGGTGTGTGTGCCCCAGGCTCAGGTGGTCTCTCTTTGGGTCCTAGTCGGACTTCTGCAGCCTCACTTACCTGGTGAAGCTGGACCTGAGTAAGAACAAGCTGCAGCAGCTGCCGGCTGACTTTGGCCGTCTGGTCAACCTCCAGCACCTGGACCTCCTCAACAACAGACTGGTCACCCTGCCTGTCAGCTTCGCGCAGCTCAAGGTAATGACTCGTGAACTGAGGTTCATGGCCCGGTGTGGCACAGGGTGCAGGGACTTGTGGAGCATGGCTTTGAAAAGGGCTGGCTGACAGAGGTGCTGCCACACGGCGCTCCCTGCAGCTGGGACACACGGGCTCTCTTCCTAGTCATTTTGTTTCTCTCGGAGGGACCCTACGTGGGATCTTAGGCTTAGCCAGCCTCTCTGTCCCTTTAGAGCCTGAAGTGGCTGGACCTGAAGGATAACCCCCTGGACCCTGTCCTGGCCAAAGTGGCAGGGGACTGCCTGGATGAGAAGCAGTGTAAGCAGTGTGCCAGCAAGGTAAGCGCAGAGCCCCCTGTGTCTCCCTCAcgtcctctcctgccctctcttaTTTTCCCTCTGAAGGCACCGTCGCTGCGTGTTGATGAAAGCGCTAGGGTCTCAGTGGTATGTGTCTGCCATGGACCTGGCAAGCAAAGGGACTTGGTGTCTATGTTTACTTTGCAAGTAGTATAACAGCACCATCTCTGCTATGCTGCGGGACCTCAGTTCTTAAGGAACCAGGACCTCCAGACAAAACCCCCGGCAGCTCGGTGCATTGTGGGTGTGGTCACCAAAGCCACGCCGCCAGctctgccaggcctgggctgtCGTCTCCCGCAGCGCACCTTCAGGAGCTGCAGGGGGCTGGCGCGGGTCCATCAGAATGAGGTCCGTCGTCTCCAGGGGCTAGTTTAGGTCTCATCTCGTGTGTTCATGGGTTAGTCCTAGAAACCGGTCAGCGTGGGACACAGTAAAGCACCTATTAAAAATGCTTTGTTAGTTCAGCAGTATTCCTCAAGCACTTACTTTTTGCTGTGGACTGGGAGAGGTAGACAAAGTCTACCCTTGAGGGCTTACAGTTTAGACTAGGGGAGTCTCTCCCATTTCTGAGCTGGCTGCGTTTTCACATAAGCGACTCCCAATGTAGGGGAAAAGGGGCGTCTCTTAAACCTCCCAGCTTTTTGCATAGTTGGCCATACACTCCCTAAAGCCAATGGCGTGGTTGGTGCTTATTTAAAATTCAGAGCTCTGAGGGACATGGGGACTTTGAACttgggctgcctgtctccatcatGCTTTCCCTTCCTCCAGATCCTATAACTCCTTGTTGAGAAGCCGATTTTCAGGAAGCTTGATTCCCTTCACAAAGGTTAGCCCCTGCGTTACACAGCACAGGGCTCCTTGCGGCTTCAAGCCAGGCTCTTGGAGGAGCTGCTTTTGCAGGTCTGCCCCCGAGCCCTCTCGCGATGGGTGCGGAAGTACGCACAAAGTAAAATAGTTACGTTTGCATACCTGTCTGCCCCGTAGGGTCCCTGGTGCGGTAGTGACACACGGACAGTTTGCGCTCATGATTTACAATAGTTTCGGTTTTCCTCTCGTTTTCATTGATGCGGTGAAGAAGATAAAGTAGAAAAGCAGCAggatttactgagtgcctacaaTGCCGAGGGTTATGTCAGGCAGCTAGTACAAGCCCTGTAATGTAATCTGTGCAGCAGGCCGGAGAAGCCTTATCTCCGTTCTCCAGGTGAGAAAATCTGCTCAGAAAGGCTAAGCCACTAGCTGAGGGCACCCTGTGAATAAGTAAGTGGTAGGGTCAGGATTGTGTTGGGCTCCACGCTTACACTGTGTCCCCTACATCTAAGGAATACCAGcttctaaaaaatacaaacagacctaaaaaaaaaaaagtcacttaccGGTTCCCCTAACTACACCCACGGGAGAGTCTCTGAGGTCGTTTCAGTCAGAGGTCGACCATGATTGGGCCGAGGAGGCCTCGTGGGGCTCGGGGCACCGGGGATCGTGTGGTGTTCGGGCAGAGTGGCCCCTGTCCCTTCTTCTGCAGCTCTCCAGCCTCTGCGTGAGAGAGTGGGACAGGCTCTGGGAACTCGGGAGACATCaactcccagctctgctgctgggaGTCCGTGCGTGCGTGGGCCAGTCCGCCCCATCAgaatctgttttcttccttttgaaaggGGAACCCAGTCAATAGTTTATCCAACACGTACTGAGTGCCTGTAATGGGCTAAGCTCTGCGCTCGCCTACAAAGAGGACGATAGTTCCTACCCTCGGGAACTCACAGTCCTACAACTTAGCCAGATAAGAAAACTACCCAGGACGGGGAGGAGGAGAACCGGAGGTAGCCAAAGGAGGAAGGTCAGGAAAGTGTTTTGGGGGAACCAGTGCTCCTGCCTGTCATGGAGTTGCTAGGAGTATTCTGTGAAATCCAGCACATCAGAGACTAAATGCCAGGATTTTTACAGATTCCAGTTGCATTCACAAACTTTTTTCCTGACGGCTGTAGTGAACCGGGCTCATAGACTCTTCCCCAAGGTTGGCACTAAGTTAGGCTACAGAGAGGACTCACTCCATGAGCTCTGCACGGCTGCCAGGACCCGCGGTGACCTGGGGTCCTGGGAAGAGCGCTTGCACCACCGTGTGGAGTGGCTGAGCGCCCCGTGCTGCCTTTGCAGGTGTTACAGCACATGAAGTCTGTGCAGGCGGACCAGGAGCGGGAGAGGCAGCGGCGGCTGGAAGTAGAACGAGGTAGGTGGCCATCCTTCCTCGAGTCATCCTCTGGTCCCAATCCCAGCAGCTGGTTCTGCTTCTGGAGCCGGAGCCCCGCAGAGGAGCTGAGCAGAGCAGCGGGGAGCGACGTGGTGGTGGGCAGCCTTACCTTCGTCTGACGCACCTCTCTCCAGTTCTGGTTTCTGCACTGAGCCGCAAAGTCACGTTCAGCTGCTTGTCTCCCTGTCTGCTTGGAGGATTAACAGGCATCTCCAATGAAGCACGACTCAAACACGTCCCTTCGGCCCCTCAGTGTTCCTTCCAGGAAATCACTGTCCCTGCAGTCACTCAGACCAGAGGTTAGAACGCTGTCCACGGCTCCTTTCTCCTGTACTCCTACGTCCAGCCTGTCAGCACGTCCCACACGTGACCACTTCTCCACCTCCAGTGCCGCCACCGAAATGAAGCCTCCGTCCCGTGGGCTGCTGTAGTACCTCCTAACACAGTGCCCCGTCTCCATGCTTGTGCCCTCTCTGCACAGtcattctccacacagcagccagaggagctttttaaaagatcaatgaTGCTGCTGTTTGCTTAGAACCTTTCAGTGGCTTCCAGCTGAACTGAGAATGAAGTTCAAACTCAGTAACGTGGCCGACAAGGCCCGCCTCGGCCCCAGCCCTGttccacacccacacacagaacTCCGTGAACCTCACCCACACCGGCCCCCGCGTTGCTCGTGCACACCCAGCACAGGTTCCCCTTCGAGGCTTTGCTTGGTTTCCTTTTCCCGCAGATCTTTCCAGGGTTGGCTTCGGGCAATTCCTCGTGTCTCTGCTCACACGTTGCCTTGGGTTAACCCTGTTTCCAAACCACCCGAACTAGAATAGCCACCCCACCTGTCATCCTCTGTCACATCTTCTCTTATTTCCTTTGGCGCACATCACCATCTCTGTTAGTATTTGTTCACTTGTTCACTGTGTCTCCTTCTCTGGGAAGGAGGTGGCTTAGGCACTGGGGCCTGGCTTGTCCTCACTGCTGCGTCTCGAACACGTAGAACAAGGCCTGCCACACCGGCGCCTGGCCGGCTGACTTCTGAGCCCCGTACTGGAGGGCTCCTGTGGCTGGAGGAGGGACGCATGTGGCACCGATTGCAGGCAGTCCCTAAGGCCAGAACTCCGAGTCATGACCGTCCCTTAGACGTACATGGCTCCTGTGACGCGTGCTCACTCTGACCactgctgcttttccttcctgACGGCGTGTTCTCGAGGCCGAGGGAGGTGTGTTCTTGGCGTTCGCAGTGCCCAGCTGGAACCTGGAGCTTGTTTGTTCACGGAGGAGCAGTGGAAAGCTACCGTACTTAACAGTGCTGCTATTCAGCTACAGGATGGTTCAGATAGGCTTTTAGGCCCTAAAAGGACCTTTAGCCACCATCTGTGGCCTTCTGGCTGTGGAAAGATGTACTTCAGATTTCCAAATAACTAATTTGGAAATGCATTTTTAGAACCTGGTAATTTGTGAGTTAGGTACTGCATGTCAACATCCTTGAGCTGTGAAGTAAATCAGAACGAGTGTAGTGTGGACACTACACACTGTTAGTCTCATTGTTTCAGAAAAGCACGTCCACCATCCCCAGCCCCGAGCCTGGGCGTTCACTTTCTCTCCTTACTTGCCCTTCTCAAGCCACCTTCCTCCCGCAGCCTGGGGGCAC is a window of Phyllostomus discolor isolate MPI-MPIP mPhyDis1 chromosome 8, mPhyDis1.pri.v3, whole genome shotgun sequence DNA encoding:
- the LRRC59 gene encoding leucine-rich repeat-containing protein 59; the encoded protein is MTKAGSKGGNLRDKLDGNELDLSLSDLNEVPVKELATLPKATVLDLSCNKLTTLPSDFCSLTYLVKLDLSKNKLQQLPADFGRLVNLQHLDLLNNRLVTLPVSFAQLKSLKWLDLKDNPLDPVLAKVAGDCLDEKQCKQCASKVLQHMKSVQADQERERQRRLEVEREAEKKREAKQRAKEAQEREVRKREKAEEKERRKREYDALKAPKREQEKKPKKETNQAPKSKSGSRSRKPPARKHTRSWAVLKLLLLLLLCVAGGLVVCRVTELQQQPLCTSVNTIYDNAVRGLRSHHILQWVLQTDSQQ